A region of Oncorhynchus masou masou isolate Uvic2021 chromosome 29, UVic_Omas_1.1, whole genome shotgun sequence DNA encodes the following proteins:
- the mapk7 gene encoding mitogen-activated protein kinase 7 isoform X2 yields MSSKEGRKGETAESGTMATQSSMAVNNGRDNNHKNHHDEVGRLHLEPSNETGSTADTSTAAKNLALLKAHSLDVNFEVGEEYDVIETIGTGAYGVVSSARRRDNGQQVAIKKIPNAFEVVQNAKRTLRELKILKHFKHDNIIAIKDILQPSLPHFKSVYVVLDLMESDLHQIIHSRQPLTPEHTRYFLYQLLRGLKYVHSANVIHRDLKPSNLLVNENCELKIGDFGMARGLSSHPEESHSFMTEYVATRWYRAPELMLSLHHYSLAIDLWSVGCIFAEMLGRKQLFPGKHYVHQLQLILSVLGTPPEGVIGAIGADRVRSYVRSLPSHAPVPLAKLYPQAEPAALDLLATMLRFDPRERIDVSQALEHPYLSKYHDQDDEPICVPAFDFEFDKAPMSREQIKEAILVEIQDFHRRKQNNRQRIQFRPLQSQGGGGDQRSAQTSTVNLTNNSLASMSRPTQVSPMQPQPVSKSQANQHHITTGGSQTFANQLPSFSKHAPPLLEVTPSQRLTHTLPPLTQAESCQDVDMPSANSDSGQPEIIDLITPVSSQGTSPSEALRESSKVEELVPTSQGGPLTQVTQSQPMSQGQSASSVSSTLAHNTMAPLPNSVPSLMLSQAQAQLLSQSLTQSLSKGARGTAGAGEGTRKDGAISEDTKAALKEALRKSALRNKARDGGPTALSMDTGGSGLTCSLTSSLSLPELRRPVTAQERQREREEKRRRRQERAKERERKMKEKERREGDSLGGVLLSDNDKSLLERWKRMMDSRADKSQNSDVDTAKTKGCKVSSHLSGNSSENTHAAMAVNHTKSDKEAGEIQTHKQTVPQIEPNLSGMFQPLNTQGSLPFSLGQTKGEEMGRVAVSRGMDMVDGASCGLAKNNTLKPTQGEYEGPRIFNCLGNWAGQQVGAGTSQQQQLPLNRSPQACQTSFPQPQPHPVGTFLTKAPALPSSETNGNMRTGGGQNNINSHPNSVTSGVGPMEKLCSALREKPGSHTQSPLCGALGAPSLPQPSLGFTDTGQPGHTVAPDIHTVTLQLSKSQVEDVLPPVFSVTPKGSGAGYGVGFDLDDLFNQSLTDLQHADLRDSYNDSGPLSASLLSDWLEVHRMTPADLESLQQELQLGSPMILSDSIPSDT; encoded by the exons GTCAACAAGTGGCAATTAAGAAGATTCCCAATGCCTTTGAGGTGGTGCAAAACGCTAAGCGTACATTACGAGAGCTGAAGATTCTCAAGCATTTCAAACATGACAACATTATCGCCATCAAAGACATCCTCCAGCCTAGCCTCCCTCACTTCAAGTCTGT GTATGTGGTTCTGGACCTGATGGAGAGTGATCTCCACCAGATCATCCACTCCCGGCAGCCACTGACTCCAGAGCACACACGCTACTTCCTGTACCAGCTCCTCCGCGGTCTCAAGTACGTGCACTCGGCCAATGTCATCCACCGTGACCTCAAGCCCTCCAACCTGCTGGTCAACGAGAATTGCGAGCTGAAGATCGGGGACTTTGGCATGGCCCGGGGCCTTAGCTCACACCCCGAGGAGTCCCACTCCTTCATGACTGAGTACGTGGCCACGCGCTGGTACCGAGCCCCTGAACTAATGCTCTCGCTGCACCACTACAGCCTGGCCATCGACCTGTGGTCCGTGGGCTGCATCTTTGCCGAGATGCTGGGCCGCAAGCAGCTGTTTCCCGGGAAGCACTATGTCCACCAGCTGCAGCTTATCCTGTCTGTGTTGGGCACACCACCAGAGGGCGTGATCGGGGCCATTGGGGCTGATCGGGTGCGCTCGTATGTGCGGAGCCTGCCTTCGCACGCACCCGTGCCCTTGGCCAAGTTGTACCCGCAGGCCGAGCCTGCTGCCCTGGACCTGCTGGCCACCATGCTGCGCTTCGATCCTCGCGAGCGGATTGATGTGAGCCAGGCACTGGAGCACCCCTACCTGTCCAAGTACCACGACCAGGACGATGAGCCCATCTGCGTGCCCGCCTTCGACTTTGAGTTCGACAAGGCGCCCATGAGCCGGGAGCAGATCAAAGAGGCCATCCTGGTGGAGATCCAGGACTTCCACCGGCGGAAGCAGAACAACCGGCAGAGGATCCAGTTCAGGCCCTTACAGAgtcagggtggtggtggtgaccaaCGGTCTGCTCAAACCTCCACCGTCAACCTGACCAATAACTCATTGGCTTCCATGTCACGGCCGACACAGGTATCGCCGATGCAGCCGCAACCAGTGTCAAAGAGTCAAGCCAATCAGCATCATATAACGACAGGAGGGAGCCAAACTTTTGCCAATCAGCTGCCGTCCTTTAGTAAACATGCCCCGCCCCTTTTAGAGGTGACCCCATCCCAACGTCTGACCCACACGTTGCCTCCACTGACCCAGGCAGAGAGTTGCCAGGACGTAGACATGCCCAGCGCCAACTCGGACAGCGGGCAGCCTGAGATCATAGACCTGATCACGCCAGTCTCTTCTCAGGGCACCTCACCATCTGAAGCTCTGAGAGAAAGCTCGAAGGTGGAGGAGCTAGTACCCACCAGCCAGGGGGGACCTCTGACCCAAGTCACCCAGAGTCAGCCAATGTCTCAGGGCCAGTCTGCGTCTTCTGTGTCCTCCACTTTAGCACACAACACCATGGCCCCTCTGCCCAACTCTGTGCCTTCTCTCATGCTCTCCCAGGCCCAAGCTCAGTTGCTTTCGCAGTCCCTCACTCAGTCATTGTCCAAGGGGGCGAGGGGAACAgcgggggcaggggaagggaccAGGAAAGATGGAGCCATTTCGGAGGACACCAAAGCAGCGCTCAAGGAGGCCTTGCGGAAGTCGGCTCTCAGAAACAAAGCCAGAG ATGGAGGTCCAACAGCGCTGAGTATGGATACAGGTGGATCAGGTCTGACATGCTCCctaacctcctccctctctcttccggAGCTACGGCGGCCCGTCACAGCCCAGGAGCGccaaagagaaagggaggagaagaggcggAGGAGGCAGGAGCGAGCTAAGGAGCGGGAGAGGAAgatgaaagagaaggagagaagagaaggggactCATTGGGTGGGGTTCTCCTGAGCGACAATGACAAGAGCCTATTGGAACGCTGGAAGAGGATGATGGACAGCCGTGCAGACAAATCACAGAACTCCGATGTTGACACAGCCAAAACTAAGGGCTGCAAAGTGAGTTCCCACCTCAGCGGGAATTCGAGCGAAAACACCCATGCAGCAATGGCTGTAAACCACACTAAATCGGATAAGGAAGCAGGGGAGATTCAGACTCACAAACAGACGGTACCCCAAATAGAGCCCAATCTGTCAGGGATGTTCCAGCCACTAAATACCCAGGGCTCACTGCCTTTCTCTCTGGGCCAGacaaagggagaggagatggggcgTGTGGCTGTGAGTAGAGGGATGGACATGGTGGATGGAGCCTCCTGTGGCTTAGCTAAAAACAACACGCTAAAACCGACGCAGGGTGAGTACGAAGGGCCAAGGATCTTCAACTGTCTGGGGAATTGGGCTGGGCAGCAGGTAGGGGCCGGGACTTCCCAACAACAGCAGCTACCCCTTAACAGATCACCCCAAGCCTGCCAGACAAGCTTCCCTCAGCCTCAGCCGCACCCCGTGGGGACTTTCCTGACGAAAGCCCCAGCACTACCATCGAGCGAAACCAATGGCAACATGAGAACAGGGGGTGGACAGAACAACATCAACTCTCACCCTAACTCAGTCACTAGTGGGGTTGGGCCCATGGAGAAGCTGTGCTCGGCACTGAGAGAGAAGCCCGGGTCCCACACGCAGAGCCCTCTCTGCGGGGCCTTAGGGGCCCCGTCCCTTCCTCAGCCCAGCTTAGGGTTCACAGACACCGGACAGCCGGGGCACACTGTGGCCCCTGACATCCACACGGTCACACTGCAGCTCTCAAAGTCACAG GTGGAAGATGTGCTGCCTCCGGTGTTCTCAGTCACCCCTAAGGGCAGTGGGGCAGGATACGGAGTGGGCTTTGACCTGGATGACCTCTTTAACCAGTCCCTCACTGACCTCCAGCACGCAGACCTCAGAGACAG TTACAATGACTCAGGCCCCCTCTCGGCCTccctgctctctgattggctggaGGTGCACCGCATGACTCCGGCTGACCTGGAATCGCTACAGCAGGAACTACAGCTAGGATCTCCCATGATCCTCTCTGACTCCATCCCCTCTGACACCTGA